TGAAGAGGAGTGATCTTGATTCCCTTGCTTTTGGCATCTACCAGAAACAGGCTGATGCCTTCTCCCAAGGATGAAGCTGCTCCTGTTCTGGCGACGCAAATAAGATAATCAGCAATATGCGCATCGTGGACAAAAAGCTTGGTGCCGTTTAATACATAGCCATCTTTCTCGGCCACCGCCTGAGTCTGGATTCCCTCTGCCTCATAGGTGGCGCTGGGTTCAGTCAAGGCCAGCGCCAGAAGGAGCTCTCCGCTGGCTACCCGGGGCAGAATTTCCTTCTTTTGCGCCTGATCGCCAGCAGCGCAGATTGCCAATGTGCATAGTGTTGTGGAGAAGAAAGGTCCCGGGAAGCAAGCTCTCCCCATCTCCTCCATCAGAACCATGAACTCCGTGAAGCTACCCTCCATGCCGTCGTATTCCTCAGGTATCAGCAACGCCATGTAGCCGAGCTCCGCCATCTTGGCCCAAATATCAGGGCTGTAATCCCTGGGGTCTTCTTCCATCTCTCGAACCATATCTCTGGAGAATTCCTTCTGCAGGAATTCCCGGGCCGAGTCTTTCAGCAGTTTCTCGTTTTTGTTCAGGTCAAAGTCCATAAGAGTATCTCCTTCAGAGTGAGATGTTGCTTTACCCTACGATTTGGGAAGTTTCAGCCCTCGCTGGGCAATAACATTCTTCAATATCTCCTCGGTGCCCCCGGCAAAGGTCAAGCCCAGATTGGCCTGGCAATTGTGCTGGCACTTCCCTTGAAGCTTGGTCCACTTTGAACCGTGTTTGAGGGTTCCAAAGAGGCCGAGGATTTCCAATGCCATGTTGTAGAAACGAACCGCCATATCGGCGATATAATACTTGGATGCCGAGACCTCGGATTCAATGGGGCGTTTGGCCGTTTGCAGCCAGGCGACGTAATAGCTATACTGCCGGGTTATTTCCAGCTCAATGGTTGCCTGGGCTATCCGGTTCCTCACAACGGGATCATCGGCCAGGCGTTTCCCATTAGGTCCGGGTTCTTTGCACAATTCCACCAGCGTTTCCAGATCATGCCGGCAATTACTGATCTCTGAAATAAAGCTGCGCTCAGAGCCGGCGATCCCCATGCTGGCGCGCCATCCGTTATTCACACCTCCTACGATGTTTGCCTTGGGTACCCGTAGATTGTCAAAGGTCACCTCATTGTAATGATGGGTCTTGTCCATGTATAGCAAGGGCGTTACCGAAATGCCCGGCTGGCTCATCTCTGTGAGGAAGTACGTCATCCCCAGATGCTTGGGGGCATTGGGATCGGTCCGGGCCAGAATAAAGATATGGCTGGCTCGATGGGCGCCGGTGGTCCATATCTTCCGGCCGTTGATGACGTAATCGTCCCCATCCTCAACCGCGGAGGTGATCAGAGATGCCAGGTCTGATCCGGCATTGGGCTCGCTCCACCCCTGGCACCAGGTAGTCGTGCCGCTCGCAATGAGCGGAAGCCACTTCTCCTTGATCTCGTCGCTGCCGCATTCGAGAATATTGGGGGCTACAAAGTAAGGACCCTGATCAACCCCGGGCACTGCATGATAAGCCCTGACTTCGGCAAAGATGAGCTGATCGATGGGGCTGAGCTCGCGTCCGCCATATTTCTTGGGCCAGCCCAGAGACAACCACCCCCTCTCCCCCAGTTTCCGTGACACGGAACAATGATAGGCCCAACAATCGTCTGTTGTGTGCATATCGAAGATGCCGCTCCACCCCTCGGGTGCATTTTTCTCTTCCGCGGCAAAGAACGCTTCGTACTCTTGCCTTGCTGCTTCCTGTTCGGGTGTGAATGCAAAATCCACGATCCATCTCCTATTGTTGTTTTGTACCTCTGATCGGCAGTATTTCAGGCCAGGCTAATCAGAGGATCTCTTCGGCAAATACCCCTTGGCTATGGCTTCTTCCTCCATGACAATCATGGCGGAATAGGGATCGGTCTCCCCTCTTTCGATCTCATCGAGGAGAGACTTCAATCGGGCACTGTTCCTGGTGAAGACCGAAAGGCGCTTCCTGAGATTCTGGTCAATGGCCTGGAAGAACTCTTCTCTCCTTTGCTGTTGCCGCTTTCGCAAGAGGTCTCCGCTGGACTGCAGAAACTCCCGGTGCTTCTCCGCTTCTCCATAGAGCTCTGCAATACCCACGTTGTTGGCTGCCTGAGCAGACAGAACAGGCGGCTGCCACTTTCCCTTGTGGGCGTTGAGGTACAACATGGATTGCATCCCGTCCATCAGTTGATCGGCACCGGGACGATCCGCCTTGTTGATCACAAAGACGTCGGCGATTTCCATCAGCCCGGCCTTCATCATCTGGATGGTGTCTCCGGCTTCAGGGACCAGCGCTACAATGGTGGTATCCACTGCATTCATGATGTCAAGTTCAGTCTGACCTACTCCCACGGTCTCCACGAGGATGATATCTTTGCCGAAGGCATCCATGAGCTTCATCACATTCCGAGTGGTGCCGGGGAGCCCTCCAAGGCTACCCCGGCTGGCCATGCTTCGAATGAATACCCCCGAGTCCAGATAATGCTGCTGCATCCTGATCCGGTCTCCAAGAACTGCCCCTCCGCTGAACGGGCTGGTTGGATCCACCGCCAGTATTCCCACTGTGAGGCCCTTGCTTCGGATCACTCCGGTGAGTTTGTCAACCAAAGTGCTTTTGCCCGCACCGGGAGGGCCGGTAACACCGATAGAGTAGGCTTTACCCAGGTGCGGATGAA
This genomic stretch from Dehalococcoidia bacterium harbors:
- the meaB gene encoding methylmalonyl Co-A mutase-associated GTPase MeaB, giving the protein MELTIEQLIERMLKGEQRSLSRLISQVENESPDVPRIMRGIHPHLGKAYSIGVTGPPGAGKSTLVDKLTGVIRSKGLTVGILAVDPTSPFSGGAVLGDRIRMQQHYLDSGVFIRSMASRGSLGGLPGTTRNVMKLMDAFGKDIILVETVGVGQTELDIMNAVDTTIVALVPEAGDTIQMMKAGLMEIADVFVINKADRPGADQLMDGMQSMLYLNAHKGKWQPPVLSAQAANNVGIAELYGEAEKHREFLQSSGDLLRKRQQQRREEFFQAIDQNLRKRLSVFTRNSARLKSLLDEIERGETDPYSAMIVMEEEAIAKGYLPKRSSD
- a CDS encoding acyl-CoA/acyl-ACP dehydrogenase; amino-acid sequence: MDFDLNKNEKLLKDSAREFLQKEFSRDMVREMEEDPRDYSPDIWAKMAELGYMALLIPEEYDGMEGSFTEFMVLMEEMGRACFPGPFFSTTLCTLAICAAGDQAQKKEILPRVASGELLLALALTEPSATYEAEGIQTQAVAEKDGYVLNGTKLFVHDAHIADYLICVARTGAASSLGEGISLFLVDAKSKGIKITPLQSIANDKQNELIFENVKVPLKNLLGPIDQGWPVVSRLIEQAALAKCAEMIGGSGWVLEAAVTHAKQRMQFDHHIGSYQSIQHYLVDMWLDLSLGRSYAYYAGWLVNQNQPCTKEIAAAKTWVSDMYRKGTRMGIRIKGALGTSWDDDMGLYYRRARQSALLFGSPDFHREVVATELGLNEKAAPVLSPA
- a CDS encoding acyl-CoA dehydrogenase family protein, which codes for MDFAFTPEQEAARQEYEAFFAAEEKNAPEGWSGIFDMHTTDDCWAYHCSVSRKLGERGWLSLGWPKKYGGRELSPIDQLIFAEVRAYHAVPGVDQGPYFVAPNILECGSDEIKEKWLPLIASGTTTWCQGWSEPNAGSDLASLITSAVEDGDDYVINGRKIWTTGAHRASHIFILARTDPNAPKHLGMTYFLTEMSQPGISVTPLLYMDKTHHYNEVTFDNLRVPKANIVGGVNNGWRASMGIAGSERSFISEISNCRHDLETLVELCKEPGPNGKRLADDPVVRNRIAQATIELEITRQYSYYVAWLQTAKRPIESEVSASKYYIADMAVRFYNMALEILGLFGTLKHGSKWTKLQGKCQHNCQANLGLTFAGGTEEILKNVIAQRGLKLPKS